The stretch of DNA TCAATTACTTTTCAGCCCCACAATCAATGATATATGTTCTTAGGGACCGCCGTACTTTAGGATCGCATGTTAAAAAAAATCTTTCTTACATTCATCGCACTTTTTTTCATACTTTTTGGATCTTTGATCTTGATGATGGGCTATGTCTTTAACAATCCTGAAAAAGTCTTCACGGCTTTTAGCTCGATGACCGAAAAATTCATGGACGCTCAAGACTATGAAGAGCACGAAGAGTTCTTTATCCAAGGCATTGAAACACTGAAGATTTCGACGCAAGCCGTGGATTTGAATGTGCAGACTTATGAAGGGTCTTCGCTAAAAATTTCACTGCACGGCAAAGTCCCTCGCTTTGATTCTGGGCCTTATATTTTACAGACGCCGGAACAGAACGGACTTCTTGTGGAATTATACGAGCCCCAAGCCAGTCAATGGATTCAGTTTAATGTAAATGGACAAGAATATACCAAGGAGTCAGATTCACGCCTGCAGGCGGATATTTACGTTCCGCAGTCCTATAAAAAGACCTTAAATATTTCTAGCAAGGACGGCTCCGTCACGTTGAAATTACCCGAAACCGCAATTTACGAAACCGATCTAAAATCGGCCTCAGGTGAAATCACCAACGAACTTAAAGAAAAACCCACTTCCAACATTAATCCGCAGGAAGTGGGCCGAATTGAAGTCTCTACTGACAAGGGATCTATTACCCTTCAGCCGCTTTAGGCTTGTTGGTTCTTTTTAAGATCCTCTAGATTTTTTTCGGCCACCGCACTTAAACGCACGCCGACTTCGGTCAACTGATCACGATTCACTTCACTTGGGCAGTCTGCCATCAAGTCTGAAGCTTTCGCCGTTTTCGGGAAAGCGATCACTTCACGAATCGCATCTGTTCCACAAAGAAGCATAACCAGACGGTCCATACCCCAAGCAATACCCCCGTGCGGAGGTGCGCCGTACTTCAAGGCATCTAACAAGAATCCAAACTTCGCTTGCTGTTCTTCAGGGCCCATTCCTAAAAGACGGAACATGGCTTGTTGAAGTTCACTGCGATAGATACGGATACTTCCGCCACCCATTTCATAACCGTTACAAACCAAGTCGTAGGCTTTCGCCAGCATTTGGCCGTAAGAAGATTCTTTGCCGTCGATAAGATCTTGCTGAAACTCATCTTTCGGTGTCGTAAACGGATGGTGACGAGACACCCAACGCTTTTCATCTGGAGAATACTCAAACGCCGGGAAGTCGACGACCCACAAGAATTTATCTTTGCTGGTGTCGATCAGGTTTAATTCTTTTCCAAGATGTAAACGCAAAGTTGAAAGAGCAGCACAAGCTGGATCAAAATCATCGGCAATAACAAGAGCACAGTCCCCGCTTGTGGCCCCAACAGCTTTAAAGATCTCGCCCAATTTTTCTGGACTAAAGAATTTAGAAACTGGCGACGTAAACGAGCCGTCGGCTTCAGATTTGATCCAAACCAACCCCTTAGCTCCGGCGCGCTTCGCGATATCGGTGAGCTTATCGAACTGTCCGCGGGAATAGCTCCCGCCCTTAGGAACAGCAATACCTCTGACGATTCCTGCACGGGCTATCACATCATCAAAAACTTTAAATCCTGAACCCGTTACGATGGATTTAAGATCTTTGATCTCCATCCCGAAACGCGTGTCCGGTTTATCAATGCCGTATCTGTCCATGGCTTCTTGATAAGACATGCGCGGGATAGGCCCCACTTCAACGCCTTTGATCTCTTTCCAGATCATGCGAAGCATTTTTTCATTCACTTCCATGATGTCTTCTTGATCGATGAAAGACATCTCCATGTCGATCTGCGAAAACTCTGGCTGGCGGTCCGCACGCAAATCTTCGTCACGGAAGCAACGCGCGATTTGGAAATAACGGTCATAACCAGAAACCATCAATAGCTGCTTTAAAATCTGAGGTGACTGTGGAAGGGCATAAAAAGTCCCTTGATTCACACGCGAAGGAACCAAATAGTCACGCGCGCCTTCGGGCGTTGATTTAAATAAGATCGGCGTTTCAACCTCAAGGAAGCCGTTGTCCGACAAAAACTTACGCACCAGCTGCGCCACTTTGTGACGAGTGATCAAGTGATTTGTCAAACGTGGCGAACGCAAGTCCAAATAGCGATACTTCAATCGCAAAGTTTCATTAACGTTTTCGTCATCAACCTGGAATGGTGGAACCGCCGCTTCATTTAAAACTTCGCAGCGCAAGGCTTCGATTTCAATTTCGCCGGTCGCAATTTTAGAGTTCTTCATTCCATCCGGACGCGCACGCACGATGCCCTCAACGGCGATGACAAATTCTCCACGCAAGTTTTTGGCCGACGAAGTTTCAGCTTTGCTGGGATCAAGAACAACTTGGACGATCCCTTCGCGGTCACGAAGATCGATGAAAACTAAGCTTCCGTGATCTCGGCGAACATCCACCCATCCCATAAGGACGACTTTTTGTCCCGCCGCAGAGGCGTTTAGTTTTCCGCAATAGTGTGTTCTTTTGAGCTCTTTCACAAATTTCATGGATTTTCCTACCGAGTTAAAGGCAGGCTCTAGACTGTCATATTGCGACAAAACAGTCAAAAAGCATCTTCTTATGATTTCCATAAGGACCAGACGAGGGAACTTCCCTAAACAAATTCGTGACCGTCGTGACACGGATGATATAATCAAGCCTTGTTAGAAAGGACTTACACATGCCTAAATTTACGATTGATCATCAAAGCAACCATAACGCCGAAGAAGCTTACAAAAAGATTAAAGAGTTCCTTGAAACCGATCAGGATATTCGACGCTTCGACCCAAAGCTTCAATGCTCTTTTGACGATAAATCTAAGTCCGCAGCGATGAAGGGCTCCCAATTTAAAGCGGATATGGCTATTGCCAGCGCTGGCGCAGGCAGTAAAGTCTCTGTCACGGTGGATCTGCCGTTGATGCTGACTCCGTTCAAGGGTAAAGTTCAAGAAACTTTGCAAAAAAAACTGGCGAAGTATTTAGGCTAAGCTGATCTCATGGCAAAAAAAACCACCTCTAAAACTACAAAAACATCGGTTAAAAAGCCGGTAGCTAATTCGGTAGCAAAGAAGCCCGTTGAAAAAAAGGCTTCTGGTGGTGCTGTGCCTAAAGTTAAGCCTAAAAGCGTAGTGGCGGAAATCGTTGAGGCTTCACATCCTGAAGAAATCAATCCCTCTGTCGAAGCTGACAAAGCCTATGCCGTCAGCTCCGAGGAACTCGAAATCGATGATTCACCCGTCGAGGAATCCAAGGCTTTAGCTGTCAGCGATACCAACAAAAGTATCGCCTCGACCGATCCTCTAGCCATGTACTTAAACGAAATTCGCCGCTATAAAGTTTTAAGTCGCGAAGAAGAAATGGCGTTGGCCAAAAAATATTTTGAATCCAAAGATCCGCACGCCGCGGAAGCCCTGGTCAAATCCAACTTGCGCTTCGTCGTAAAGGTGGCCGCAGATTATTCGAAATTCGGAGCTAAGATGATCGACCTTATCCAAGAAGGTAATGTCGGGCTGATGCATGCAGTTCGCGAATTTAATCC from Bdellovibrio bacteriovorus encodes:
- a CDS encoding DUF4097 family beta strand repeat-containing protein; translation: MLKKIFLTFIALFFILFGSLILMMGYVFNNPEKVFTAFSSMTEKFMDAQDYEEHEEFFIQGIETLKISTQAVDLNVQTYEGSSLKISLHGKVPRFDSGPYILQTPEQNGLLVELYEPQASQWIQFNVNGQEYTKESDSRLQADIYVPQSYKKTLNISSKDGSVTLKLPETAIYETDLKSASGEITNELKEKPTSNINPQEVGRIEVSTDKGSITLQPL
- the aspS gene encoding aspartate--tRNA ligase, with translation MKFVKELKRTHYCGKLNASAAGQKVVLMGWVDVRRDHGSLVFIDLRDREGIVQVVLDPSKAETSSAKNLRGEFVIAVEGIVRARPDGMKNSKIATGEIEIEALRCEVLNEAAVPPFQVDDENVNETLRLKYRYLDLRSPRLTNHLITRHKVAQLVRKFLSDNGFLEVETPILFKSTPEGARDYLVPSRVNQGTFYALPQSPQILKQLLMVSGYDRYFQIARCFRDEDLRADRQPEFSQIDMEMSFIDQEDIMEVNEKMLRMIWKEIKGVEVGPIPRMSYQEAMDRYGIDKPDTRFGMEIKDLKSIVTGSGFKVFDDVIARAGIVRGIAVPKGGSYSRGQFDKLTDIAKRAGAKGLVWIKSEADGSFTSPVSKFFSPEKLGEIFKAVGATSGDCALVIADDFDPACAALSTLRLHLGKELNLIDTSKDKFLWVVDFPAFEYSPDEKRWVSRHHPFTTPKDEFQQDLIDGKESSYGQMLAKAYDLVCNGYEMGGGSIRIYRSELQQAMFRLLGMGPEEQQAKFGFLLDALKYGAPPHGGIAWGMDRLVMLLCGTDAIREVIAFPKTAKASDLMADCPSEVNRDQLTEVGVRLSAVAEKNLEDLKKNQQA
- a CDS encoding polyhydroxyalkanoic acid system family protein, yielding MPKFTIDHQSNHNAEEAYKKIKEFLETDQDIRRFDPKLQCSFDDKSKSAAMKGSQFKADMAIASAGAGSKVSVTVDLPLMLTPFKGKVQETLQKKLAKYLG